The Sebaldella sp. S0638 genome segment TTTCCAGTATACATCTTTTTCTACTCTTATTTTTTTCTTCATCTCTTTTTTTATATATGAAGAACCGTTAACTATTGTGACATAGTTTATAATATGCGGATTATTTTTATAAAAAATTATCATTTTTGTTATAAATGACTTAAACTCTTTTTCCAGCTCTTCAACACTGCAGTTATCATAAAAAGCAATGTATTCTTTCGGCTTTATAGTGCTGTTAAGCTGATCAAAACAATAAAAACATAAAGAATTAATAATTTCTTCTTTTCCTTTATAATAATAGTAAATATTTCCTGGACTTATTTTTATTTTCTGTGATAATAATGCTATTGAGGATCTTTCTAAACCAACTTCCCATATTAATTTCAACATTCCGGTCAAAATTTTTTCTTTTGTATGTAAAAACTCCATGATATACTCGACTCCCCTTCAATAAAACATTGTTACTACTATCATATCACACTATTAATAAAAAACAAATACAATTTTCGCTATTTTAGTATCTTTTTTTCAGATTTATGCAATTATTCCTGTTAAAAATAAAGTTACAATATCATTTATTTTTTCATCATCAAGAGAAATATT includes the following:
- a CDS encoding TetR/AcrR family transcriptional regulator; the protein is MEFLHTKEKILTGMLKLIWEVGLERSSIALLSQKIKISPGNIYYYYKGKEEIINSLCFYCFDQLNSTIKPKEYIAFYDNCSVEELEKEFKSFITKMIIFYKNNPHIINYVTIVNGSSYIKKEMKKKIRVEKDVYWKFLEKLKENKAIKDVSTNILISFITSVLHDVIVQDVILNNLTLDDKKIDSLFNLIWSGLSSE